Genomic DNA from Gimesia aquarii:
CGTAAGGATGCCACTCTTGGTGTGATGAAGCTCATTGGTAACACTCCAGCAATGAAGTTTACTAAATCGGGCCTAGTCATAAGGAAGAAGCCTAAAATTCCAAAGTTGTGGGCAGGGACAGCGAGTCAGTTCTGGGTGGCCGGAGATTTTGAGATCACCGGCCACTTCGAAATCAATGAGAGTCTTTGCCCACCCACCGAGGGGTACGGTACCGGGGTTTCATTGCAAGTGGCAGTTGATGTCAAGGGGGAGCGTCAAAAGTTCCTTTTGGGCCAGTATCTTTTGCCAGAATCTGCCGGCACAGTGTATTTGGCAAGTATCAGGCGGAATCCAAAGAAACCACCATCCAACATTCGAAAACGATTGGATGTTGTGCAGACAACGGGTTGGCTGCGGCTTGTCAGAAAAGGTAATTCTTTAAAATTTGAAGTGAGTTCAGACGGCGTCGAATTTGAAGAAATTCACACAACCAAGTTCAGTGCCGATCAAACCACTGGAATTAGGTTCGTAGTCGATACGGGAAAATCGACTGCCAGCCAAAGTGTTTTCAAGAAGTTAGATGTGAATGCTGACCGTTTGGGGTTTGGTTCTACCAAACCTCAAGGTGGAGCGTATGCATGGAATGCATGGTGGGGCGCGTTAATTGTTTCAATACCTTTGGTAGCGGGTAGTATTTTATACGTTTGGCGACGCGGGTGAGGTTTAATTTATGATCCCAGAAGCTCAAGGCGCCTTTGTGGGCGGTTTATGGTCTGCAATCAATGTCTTGCTTTTGTCACGCATATGGAAACTTTCCGGCTGGATGTTTCCTCATGATGAAATATGGCGGCGTGTCGGAAGTACGATTGTATTAATGTGGGCCTGGATTTCACTGGTCGTGGCTGTCCTGGCTCCATTTTCCAGCCTCAACGGTCAGACACTTATCGCGGTCAACCTAATCGTGTTGCTTCTTGTTTTCGTTTTTGGTCAAACAATTAAAAATCAGCCTCATCTCCTTACCACATCGGTGATTGATCATACATCAGCGACAGAAGGATTTGTGCGGAACCTGCTGTTACTGCTGCTGGCTTTGATTTTTCTTTCGGAAGTGCTACCTCAATCCATGATCAATTTTCCCAGCGACTGGGATACGTTGATGTATCACTTACCATTGATCAA
This window encodes:
- a CDS encoding DUF1583 domain-containing protein, which produces MALLRNNFSLLRLTILALITLFHHGIHSAYGEGLTVEFHRKDATLGVMKLIGNTPAMKFTKSGLVIRKKPKIPKLWAGTASQFWVAGDFEITGHFEINESLCPPTEGYGTGVSLQVAVDVKGERQKFLLGQYLLPESAGTVYLASIRRNPKKPPSNIRKRLDVVQTTGWLRLVRKGNSLKFEVSSDGVEFEEIHTTKFSADQTTGIRFVVDTGKSTASQSVFKKLDVNADRLGFGSTKPQGGAYAWNAWWGALIVSIPLVAGSILYVWRRG